The genomic region TACTTCGCGGAGCTCGAAGCCCATCCCGAGGCCTGGCAGCCGTTGCTGGAAGCCGCCCGCGCCGGCAACATCACCCTGCTCTTCAGCGCCCGGGACACCTCCCACAACAACGCGGTGGCCCTCCGGGAGTTCCTGGAGGAGAAGTTGAAAGAGCCCCAAGATCCTTCGCTCCAGGCCTCAGGCCTATAACGCCCTCGCTCGCTTGAGCTGACCCGCGAGCGCTATTTGCCCCTTACGGGCGGCGAGGGGAGGATCAAGCGCACCGCCCGTTCGTAGAACAGATAATCCCATGCCCAGCCGGAGAGCACCACCAGCCGGTTCCGCATCCCGATGAGGCGAACGAGATGAACCCCCAGCCAGAGCAGCCATGCGGGGAAGCCGGTGAAGGAGCGCCCGAAGACATGGGCGACAGCGGCGTTCCGCCCGATGGTGACCAGCGTTCCGGGATCCCGATACCGGAAGGGTTGGGGCGGGCGGCCTTCCAGGACGCGCAGGATGTTCCGCGCGGCGAGCGCCCCCTGCTGGATGGCCACCGGGGCGACCATGGGCAGCCTCCCCGCTCCTTCTGGAAACGCCAGATCTCCCACCCCATAGATCTCCGGCCAACCGGGCACCTGCAGGGTGGAAGAGATCCGCACCCGTCCCCCCGGCCCCAGGGGAAGCCCCAGGGTCTCGCCGAGGGGATTGCCTTTTACCCCCGCGGTCCACACCACGGTCCCAGTCTCGATCGAGGCTCCATCCTTCAACCGCACGCGCCCCGGCTCCACGGCTTCCACAAGGGCCCGCAGGCGAACGTCCACCCCGAGGCGTCGAAGGCGAGCGGCCGCATAGGCGCGTAACGGATCCGGAAGGCCGGGCAGCAGACCTTCCATCGCTTCCAGGAGGACCACCTGGATCTCCCGGAAATCCAGGGTCGGGAAATCCCTCCGGAGGGGGCGGGCGATGAGCTCCGCCAGGGCACCGGCGAACTCCACCCCGGTCGGCCCGCCGCCGACGATGGTGAATGGGAGCATCCGGCGCCGCCGGGACGGATCGGGCTCCCGGGCTGCCCGTTCGAAGGAGGCCAGGATATGGTTGCGCAGATCGATGGCCTGATCCAGGGTCTTGAGGAAAAACGCATGCTCGGCGACCCCGGGCACCCCAAAGGTATGCTCGACGCTGCCGGGAGCCAGGATCAGGAAATCGTAGGGGATCGGCGGGCCGTCGGTCTCCAGCCGGCGGGCTTCGGCGTCGATCCGGCGGATCTCGGCCATTTCGAATCCCACGTTGGGAAACCGGCGAAGAAGGCCCCGGATGGGAAACGCGATGGCCTCGGGCTCGATCTCCGCGGCAGCGACCTGATAGAGCAGGGGGAGAAAGGTGTGATGGTTTCGCCGGTCCACCAGCAGCACTTCCACGGGCTCAAAGGCCAGGGTCCGCACGGCCCACAGCCCGCCGAACCCGGCGCCCACCACGACCACTCGCGGCCGATCCCGCCTCATGGTCATTTCCCCCTTCGTATGATCATCCGCAGGTGGGTGACAGCCCGATTTCTCTTCCCGAAACGGGGAGGGGGGATTTTTAGGCTCCCCCTTCCCTACGAGGAAAGGGGGCAGGGGGGGTAGGTCCGAGGACCCCTCCTTCTCCCTCCTCCCTGGATCTCGCTGTCGATCCGGCCATCCAGGGTATCTTAACCCGGCGCCGGCCCCTTTGCTTGTTCCGAATCAAAGAGGGAGGAACGCGGATCGCTGCAGAATAGATGCAGGCTCAGCGGGAGGAAGGAGACACACGATCCAGTAGAAAGCGGGAGGCTCTCCATCCTCTGAAGGCACGCACGGGAGAGTGGACCCGTATTTTCTTCGGGGTGGGCGGCTTGAACATCGGCTCGAATTTCCACATCAACATCATCGGGGAGATCTTCGATCGGGTGTATGCGGGATCGCCGGATACCTTCGTCGCCAATGAGGAGACCGTTTATATGCCGCCGGGGTCGACGGCCATCTTCGAGTTCACGACCGAGGTCCCCGGCCACCTTGTTCGGGCGCAAGGTGGAGAAGAGGAAGGCCGCCGATCATGGGAGGGAGAGCGCTTCCGCGGAGGACCGATGATCCGGGGGGAGTGGTCGATCGAAGAGCTGAGGGCGCGTTATCCCCGATCCCGGGAGGTTCTGATCCGCTGGGGGATGTGGTGCCC from Thermoflexus sp. harbors:
- a CDS encoding NAD(P)/FAD-dependent oxidoreductase; its protein translation is MRRDRPRVVVVGAGFGGLWAVRTLAFEPVEVLLVDRRNHHTFLPLLYQVAAAEIEPEAIAFPIRGLLRRFPNVGFEMAEIRRIDAEARRLETDGPPIPYDFLILAPGSVEHTFGVPGVAEHAFFLKTLDQAIDLRNHILASFERAAREPDPSRRRRMLPFTIVGGGPTGVEFAGALAELIARPLRRDFPTLDFREIQVVLLEAMEGLLPGLPDPLRAYAAARLRRLGVDVRLRALVEAVEPGRVRLKDGASIETGTVVWTAGVKGNPLGETLGLPLGPGGRVRISSTLQVPGWPEIYGVGDLAFPEGAGRLPMVAPVAIQQGALAARNILRVLEGRPPQPFRYRDPGTLVTIGRNAAVAHVFGRSFTGFPAWLLWLGVHLVRLIGMRNRLVVLSGWAWDYLFYERAVRLILPSPPVRGK